The genomic segment TAACATTTTTTGGACTGATTTGGCCAggttgaaaacaaaacaaaaagacatTTGATACATAGGTAGACTGTATCCCTGTGAGATAGAGGTGGTGTGGAGGGGTTTATACAGTTCTACTGAGTGTTTGTAGTATATGTTCAGACACTTCCAATGTTAAAATTatacatatgtacagtatataaatcTATCTATACATTTTCTGATATTATTTATGTTCTTTATATTTCTAGTGGGAttatgagacctggtctaaatgcAATTTTGGGTCCTACTGGCAGTGGGAAATCATCGTAAGTAGTATCACATTTCTAAGCCAGTTTTACGTAGACCAAGCCACCCCTGTATGAACAGACATGACCTGTTTCTCTTCCTTCTGAAGGCTTTTGGATGTTCTTGCTGCCAGGAAGGATCCGCGTGGGCTTTCTGGTGAGGTGCTAATAGATGGAAATCCACAACCACCAAACTTCAAGTGCCTCTCTGGCTACGTAGTACAGGTATTTAATATGCAGGTTGTTTTAAAGAAGGTTATATTTTTAAGTATCCGTgttccttaaggcctctttcagacgggcgttgcgggaaaatgtgcgggtgcgttaccccgcgatttttccgcgcgagtgcaaaacattgtaatgcgttttgcactcgcgtgagaaaaatcacacatgtttggtacccaaacccgaacctctTGACAGaatttcgggcttgggatcggtgttctgtagattgtattattttcccttataacatggttataagggaaaataatagcattctgaatacagaatgcatagtaaaatagcgctggaggggttaaaaaaataaaaaaataaaaaaatttaactcgccttagtccacttgctcgcgcagcacggcatctccttctgtctcctttgctgaacagggcctgtggtgacgtcaccatggtaaaagatcatgttatgaccggagtgacgtcaccacaggttctgttcagcaaaggagacagaaggagatgccgggctgcgcgagcaagtgaactaaggtgagttaaattataattttagtttttttaacccctccagcgctattttactatgcattctgtattcagaatgctattattttcccttataaccatgttataagggaaaataataatgatcgggtctccatcccgatcgtcacctagcaaccgtgtgtgaaaatcgcaccgcattcgcacttgcttgcggatgcttgcaagtgtcacgcaaccctattcacttctatggggcctgcgttgcgtgaaaaacgcagaatatagagcacaagtgatgcgtgaaaatcaccgctcatgtgaacagccccatagaaatcaatgggtcggtattcagtgcgggtgcaatgcgtttaactcacgctttgcacccgcgtggaatactcgcccgtgtgaaaggggcctaaaagggaCAACTATAAAATGCAAGTGTTGGTTTGTACCTGTGAAAATAAAAGCCATTTGAACGTACTTTCTGCTCCTAAATGCTGCTAGTTCCTTTCACGTGACAGCCTCAGACTCAATTTCCGGGACTTCAGCTAATGTGCGTTTTTGGATCCAGTATCTTCTCTTATGAACCTGGCTCTGCACAGGCGTCATCACTGACGTCACATATGTTGTAGTCTGGGAGCTTTGGAAGGAAAAGAATCCAGATCCAGGCATGCTGGGTTTGATATCCATATAAGATATGCAGGATATCGATAAGCAATTTGGCTTGGGGTATGCAGTTTAAAAAATGCATTAGGGTCCCGAAGTACCCATTTAATTCTAAATTCCTAATAGGGCATACAACAAGGTATTGTCCTAAACAGACCATATTCCTTATTATGCACTAGAGTCGAAAATTCAACACGAAAATTCATATACTAATAGGCTGTGAATACTTACAATTATGTATGGACGGTAAATCAGATGCACAAAATGTCCCTCCTAAGTGCTTGgtatacatactgctgtgctttgTAAAATTTGGTGGGATCAACCATATGTGGTATTGGCTATAAAATTCAGACACTCCAGCTGTCTAGATCAGGTTATAAAAAGGAAGCAGTGCCCTTCCGGTGGAAGACACACTGAATCTAGCATAAAAGTAGTGCTTGCCgttttccctttattttattatcattttttaattctaaaaataatgaaaataatgtcCGAGTATCCCTTATACTCATTTTCAGTCTGGTTAACTGCATTTTCCGCTGATACTAGGGACTGGTTGTAAAATATCTGGTGTTATGATTGGTTTCTATTGCTTCATGGTAAATTCAGTAATTCTAATTTTATGTATCATACAGGATGATGTTGTGATGGGGACTTTGACTGTTCGAGAGAACTTGCAATTCTCTGCAGCCTTGAGGTTACCCAGATCACTGAAGCAGAAGGATAAGGATGAGCGTATCAATCAGATCATCAAGGAACTGGGACTGACTAAAGTGGCTGACTCCAAGGTAACTGAGCTTTCTGCCTGCAATGTTCTATCAATGCTTGCCAACTGTATGACCTTATTCATATGACCTGAAACGTGTATtttagagatgagggaatcgaTTCTAAAGAAATTTGGTACAAGATTTTCAAAAACATTTACCATTTATTTCAGACAAATTGCTCTATTGGCAGCCACCATTTTATAGGTCAGAAAAATTAAGAAGTCATCTGCTACaaagttatttatttatatataatatatatatatatatatatatacagtacagaccaaaagtttggacacaccttctcattcaaagagttttctttattttcatgaccatgaaaattgtagattcacacatgtggattatatacataacaaacaagtgtgaaacaactgaaaatatgtcatattctaggttcttcaaagtaggcaccttttgctttgattactgctttgcacactcttggcattctcttgatgagcttcaagaggtagtcccctgaaattgttttcacttcacaggtgtgccctgtcaggtttaataagtgggatttcttaccttataaatggggttgggaccatcagttgcgttgaggagaagtcaggtggatacacagctgatagtcctactgaatagacttttagaatttgtattatggcaaaaaaaaagcagctaagtaaagaaaaacgagtggccataattactttaagaaatgaaggtcagtcagtcagccgaaaaattgggaaaactttgaaagtaagggctatttgaccatgaaggagagtgatggggtgctgcgccagatgacctggccttcacagtcaccggacctgaacccaatcgagatggtttggggtgagctggaccgcagagtgaaggcaaaagggccaacaagtgctaagcatctctgggaacttcttcaagactgttggaagaccatttcaggggactacctcttgaagctcatcaagagaatgccaagagtgtgcaaagcagtaatcaaagcaaaaagtggctactttgaagaacctagaatatgacatattttcagttgtttcacacttgtttgttatgtatataatttcacatgtgttaattcatagttttgatgccttcatagtcatgaaaataaagaaaactctttgaatgagaaggtgtgtccaaacttttggtctgtactgtgtgtatatatatatatatatatatatatatatatatatatatataattttttagacagtgttttattaataaaaagtcTGGCCTGTGCAGTATGTTTTTAAACATACTGTTTTAGCTAACATCCATTTACCCATTGCCATATATGCTACTGTCACGTCAACATTACTAATGCTTTCTTGGTGTTaaaaagagcttgaaaggggttggatatgGTCTTAGGAGACCTCAAAGTCTTACATGACTTTTCAGGGAAATTGGGGCATTTTCAATTAGGGTCAGATTTATTCAGAAACAAATACGACAAACAATTTCTGTTAATTGAACTCAAATGAATTGCAAGTAGTTCACTTATCTCAAGTGTGTTTTATATTAGGTTGGTACCCAGCTGATTCGTGGGGTGTCTGGAGGAGAAAGAAAAAGAACCAACATTGGTATGGAGCTCATCACTGATCCTGGAATTTTGTTCTTGGATGAACCTACTACTGGTTTGGATGCCAGCACAGCTAATGCTGTTCTTTTGCTGCTGAAAAGGTGAGGACattttcccttaaaggggttcttctgcAAATATTTAAAATGGCCAGGTTGCTTCAGGCCTGTTTAAATAATTcacggagaacccttttaacaaATATTCTGTTTCCAGGGCCTTCCCAGTCATGTATCCTGGAACTTCTGGGAAGGCGacatacactatatggacaaaagtattgggacatatcaattgaattcaggtgtttcattcagtcccattgccacagaTCTAGAAATTTAGCACCTGACCGTacagtctgcctttacaaacattttaGAAAGGCTCattctaaagagctcactgaattccaATGTGGTCAGTTCATAAAATTTCTTTCCTCCAAGATATTCCATGATCAACTGTAGGTGGAAGTATTGCAAATTGGAAGGgtttaggaaccacagcaactcacATGGCAGACCATGTAAAGTACCAGGGTGAGGTCACCAGTTCCTGAGGCGCATAGTGCATAAAAATCACCAACACAGTGCTAACACAATAGCTGCAGAGTTCCAAACCTcctctggcattaacatcagcaTAAAAACTGGGTACcaggagcttcatggcatgggtttccaaGGCCAAGCAGCGGCATGCAAATCTTAGACCCTTAAGCACAATGCCAAAAGTCAGATGGAATGGTGTAAAGCACACCGCCACTGGACTTTGGTAcagtaacatagtagtaacatagtacataaggccgaaaaaagacatttgtccatccagttcggcctgtcatcctgcaagttgatccagaggaaggcaaaaaaaacctgtgaggtagaagccaattttcctcactttaggggaataaaaaattccttcccgactccaatcaggcaatcagaataactccctggatcaacgacccctctctagtagctatagcctgtaatattattacagtggAAAAGTATTCTGTGGAGTGGCGAGTCAAACTTCTTAATCCGGCAGTCTGATGGATGAGTCTGAATTTTGCGAATGCCAGGAGAACATTACCTACTTGACTGCATTATGCCAACTGTATAGTTTGGTGGAAGAAGGATAATGCTAAGTGGTTGTTTTTCAGGGGTTGGCCTAAGActcttagttccagtgaagggaaatcttaattCTTAAGTATagcaagacattttggacaatcgTATGCTTCTAACTTTGTGGAAACAGTTTGGGAAAGGCCCTTTTCTTTTCCAGTATAactgtgccccagtgcacaaaACAAGGTCCATGATggcatggttgggtgagtttggtgtggaagaaatTGACTGACCCTCACAGATCCCTGACATCAATCCCATCAAACACCTTTTGAGATGGACTAGAACGGAGATTGCATGCCAGGCCCTCTTGTCCAATATCAGTGTCTGACCAGACAAATgttcttctggatgaatgggcagaAACCCACAGGCAAACTCCAAAATCTTACAGAAAGCCTTTTCAAAATAATGGAAGCTGTCTTGGTTGCAAAAATGGGACCAACTCTATATTACTTCatatggatttagaatgggatgtgATAAAAGCTCATGTAGATGTAATATGaaggtgtcccaatacttttgtctaTATACAGTATTGTACTTGTTATGCATCTGACTGTCTGGAAAAAAAATGTCTGCCACTTTATAGAGATGTCTATGAAGTTTCCATGATCCGGCCTATAAGACATCTTATGTTTCAGTAAGCTCCTATCTGATTGTGGTGTAGGGAAGCATTGAATAAAGAATTGTTTAGATGAGGCACAGAGGGTTTGATATGTTCCCTTCCATAACGTATCTGCACAAAAAGGTAAAGAATTCTCAATTAGGGATAGTAggcaaattgttttttttcagcACCTAATGGCCTACTGTGCTTCGAAAACCACTGGTGTATAGCACAGATACACCAGAATAAGGAAACAGCTATTTATTTCAACTTGCATACAGCTCTTTTAGGTTTATGTAGATGAAAACCTGTAAGGTTGTTTCAGGATTTCATGAAATGTTAAATACATATACATACCGTTATTGAAATGATCACATGAAATACTATATGTTGACATTTTCACTATTGTACCATGCAGGATGTCAAGGCAAGGCAAGACTATAATCTTCTCCATACACCAGCCTCGCTACTCCATCTTCAGACTGTTTGATACCCTGACCCTGCTGGCTGGGGGTAAAATGCTGTACCATGGGCCTTCTGACTATGCACTGGATTACTTTTCACAACTAGGTAACAATTAATAACTctacattatttttatttgttttatattttcaGAAACTCAAAACtaacttttgtttaaaaaaagcaccTTAACAATTCCAAAGGTAGCAGTCTGATTAATGAATAAAGGATTGTGTGTTTTTCTGATGTTTTCATTTTCTTTAATATTGCTGATACAGCACCAATATGTACCGCAGCGCTGTACAGATATTTCTTTACTTATATTAGTTCCTGCTCTACTGAGGATCACAATCTAATTTCCCTCTCACATACACAATCTTATAGGGAGCCATTTGCAGTGTTTATAAAAGAACTCCCTTAAAtacaaagggaaggggggggcggggggataCAGGCTCCACACTTGTCACCCAGATCGAAATCCAGCAGTGCTAAACACAGAGCTAGTCTACATCACTACTCATAGTCTACATTTGtcataatatattttttcctcttcTAGGATATAACTGCGAAGAGCACAATAATCCTGCCGACTTTTTCCTTGATATTATTAATGGAGACTCAACAGCAGTTGCCTTAAACAAACTTGAGGATGTGAATCTAGGTATGCAGAATACATAAGATTCTCTATTAGACCACATTAATGTAATCTTTTGTAGGAATTATATCCAGAATGATTATTTGCAGTAATTTCACACTTTGGTCTCACAGACCCACCAAGGAGGAATCGGTTGACCAGATAATGAGTGGGTGGCCTCTAGAGACGACCTCACTGGCAGATGTCAGTGGAGATAAGGATCTGGTGGCTGGATTTCAATATGCCcagtccttttgttctcaggggtaTATGCTGCTGCCAGATGTCTGGCAGAGACTTTCTTGCCTCTCCCACAGTTGTAGTCCAATGATGTTTATTGGAAGTTGAAAGTTTTTTAGCTAACAGAAGAACATACAGTAGTATTCTGCGCTATAATAAATCTATGTCTTTGTGTCTCTTTGGTACAGAGGAGCCAAATGACAGTGGCAATCCAACAGTGGTAGATAAACTGGCAAATGATTTCTGCAATACCAGTTATTATAAGGAGACTAAAGCTGAGCTGGAGAAAATGTCAAGTGGGGAAAAAGTGAAGACTAATTTCTTTTCCCGGCAAATCACATACAACACTTCTGTCTTCCATCAGATAAAATGGCTCTGTAAGAGGTCCTCTAAAAACCTTGTGCGTAATCCTCAGGCTTCAGTCGCCCAGGTACGTTTGGAGATATGATGGCTTTGTATCATCTTTCACTCAGCTCCCAAAAGAACCAGCTCGAACCTGCTTTATATGTAGGCAACTGGGATTATCCTATGAAAAATCCTGAGATTGAGGGGTCCCGAGTCTGCTCTCTGAATGGAGGAGAAGTGCATATGTTGGTCCACCACTCCATTTACTTTTATGGGGCTGATGTAGACGGCACTCTGTCAGCCTCTTTAAAGTGAAAGGACTCACGGACTGTCATGGACCCTACCTCTCCATTCAGAGAAGGAACTCTGGAAATTGTTGTTCTAGGGTTTGCATAgtgtcccagtggtcagaccccaagCAATCTGTTATTTATCActtatcctatggataggtgTTAAATGATTCTTGTGGGATAAAGCCTTTAAAGTAGTTCTCGTGAAGACGACCAACCTCTGACCCCAAGTGATGAGCTGTTGTCATTCGGAAAGCCACATCTGGCTATGCAGGGGGAATATGGAATTATATGTCTTTATTTAAATAATGCATAAATGGGGCCCAAAGTGGGAGTTATTCTTACATAGTTGTTCACATATTGGTGGGGGGTAGGATGTCCCAAAAGCCTGCTTTTCGACGTCTGTATGCCATACATGGATGGCCTCCAATTTTGGACACTCGCACTTGACTTGATATACATACCACTTTGTTAGAAAGCACGTGggtcttttttttccccaaaaaaaatctcCTCTGAACAATATCAACCTTGTGACCCGAATTAGCTGTCACAGAATTGGCATTAATTGTCTTGAC from the Bufo bufo chromosome 2, aBufBuf1.1, whole genome shotgun sequence genome contains:
- the ABCG2 gene encoding broad substrate specificity ATP-binding cassette transporter ABCG2 isoform X2, which encodes MALKNSHTMVQVIDPVQNGLGRSDNPKRSLQGSTLSFHNVNYNVKIKTGLICRRKVVKRQILTDANGIMRPGLNAILGPTGSGKSSLLDVLAARKDPRGLSGEVLIDGNPQPPNFKCLSGYVVQDDVVMGTLTVRENLQFSAALRLPRSLKQKDKDERINQIIKELGLTKVADSKVGTQLIRGVSGGERKRTNIGMELITDPGILFLDEPTTGLDASTANAVLLLLKRMSRQGKTIIFSIHQPRYSIFRLFDTLTLLAGGKMLYHGPSDYALDYFSQLGYNCEEHNNPADFFLDIINGDSTAVALNKLEDVNLEEPNDSGNPTVVDKLANDFCNTSYYKETKAELEKMSSGEKVKTNFFSRQITYNTSVFHQIKWLCKRSSKNLVRNPQASVAQIMVSLILALIVGAIFFGVKDDENGIQNRVGSLFFITTNQCFSSVSAIELFIVEKKLFIHEYISGYYRLSAYFISKLFADLLPMRTMPSIIFTCIIYFMIGFKPTAGCFFIMMFTLMLISYTATSMALAIAAGQDVVAVANLLMTISFVFMIIFSGLLVNVTSIMSWLSWLKYFSIPRYGLTALQANEFPGQFFCRNITEYTCNASSPLLLTTGENYLYNQGIDYTPWGLWQNHLALAIMTLIFLLIAYLKLNFMKKLT